CAGATTATGCCAACTGGACTCAACCGTGATCTCGGGCTGTTTTCCACGATGGCCATCGCGATCGGTGCGATGGTCGGTTCGGGGATCTTCATCCTCCCCGGCGTCGCCTACGTAACCGTCGATGGACCGGCCGTCGTCGGAGCCTTCCTCGTCGCCGGGATTCTCGTTCTCCCGGCAGCACTCAGCGCTTCTGAGATGGCGACGGCGATGCCGGAAGACGGGGGGTCGTACGTCTACGTCGAGCGCGGTATGGGGCCGCTGCTCGGGACGATAGCCGGCGTCGGCAACTGGTTCATGCTGTCGTTCAAGGGTGCGCTCGCACTGATCGGCGGCGTGCCGTATCTCGTGTTCGTCGCACCGGAACTGGCCAGCTACATTCTCCCGCTGGCGATCGCTCTCGCCGTGTTTTTCACCATCATCAACGTCGTGAGTACGAGCAGCACCGGAAAGCTGCAGTTCGCCATCGTTGGACTGATGATCCTCGTGATGGGGTATTTCATCGCCGGTGGCGTCTCAAATGTCGGCTCCGAACGGCTTACCGGCGCATTCGACGTCGGCAGCGGCGGGTTCTTCGTGGCGACCGCGCTCGTGTTCATCTCCTATGCGGGAGTGATCAAGATCGCCGCCGTCGCCGAAGAAATCAAGAATCCAGGAACGACGATTCCGCGGGCGATGATCGGCTCGCTGCTGATCACGACGGCGCTGTACGTCATGATCGTCTACGTCGCGATCGGCGTCGTCGATGTCCAGGCTGCGATCGACGGCGGCCAACTCGAGTCCGACGGCGAAGGACCGATTATGGCGCTGGCCGCGGAGGCGACGCTGGGGACGATCGGCGTGACTGCCGTCGTCGTCGCCGCACTACTGGCCCTCGCCTCGACGGCGAACGCCGGGCTCCTGTCGGCGTCTCGCTTCCCGTTCGCCATGGCGCGGGACGGACTCGCGCCACCCCAGTTCGAGACGATCAGCGCCCGGTACAATACGCCCGTCCTCGCAATCTCACTCTCCGGAGCAATGATCGTCCTGATGATCACGTTCCTGCCGATCGACCAGGTCGCGAAGTTCGGGAGCGCGTTCCAGATCATCGTGTTTATCCTGGTGAACCTGGCAGTTGTCGGGTTCCGAGAGGGCGCTGTCGAGGAGTACGATCCCGTGTTCGTGGCCCCGCTATACCCCTGGCTGCAACTGTTCGGGATGGCCAGCGGACTCGCCGTGCTCACCCAGGTCGGGACAGTGCCCTTTGCTGGCGCAGTCACCATCGCGGCCGTGTCGATCGTCTACTACTATCTGTACGCTCGCAAGCGTGTCGACCGCGAAGGAGCAGCCCGTGACGCGGTCCGACGGAACATCGGCGAGTCCGCGCTCGCACGAACTCGCGAAAGCTTCGAGAGCGACGCCGAGTACGACGTCCTCGTGGCGACCACGGAAACGACATCTGTAGAGGCGAAACGGGACATGCTCCGGATGGCGACGGATCTGGGTCGGGTTCGGTCGACCGTCGTCTCGGTCGTCGATTTTCTCGACGTCCCCCACCGAGTCTTCAGCGAGAGTCACCCCGCTGTGATCGACCGAGAGGCTCCCGAGTGGGTCCCATCGGATCCCGAGAACGCACCATCGTGGCTCCCTGAGCACGCGATCGATCCGCCGACCCGTACCTCCGGCGGCGTCGATCTCGAGCCGTCCGAGACGGCCACCACTGGGACCGATTCCGCGTCATCTGGGACGAAGACCACCGGAACTGATTCCGCGGCATCCGAGGCGGACACGGTCAGCACGGACCCCGAAACCAATATCGAGTACCGCGAGATCGATAGCGAAGACCACAAACGCGCAATCGTCGACTTTGCTACCTACGAGGGCTACGATCTCATCGTGCTCGAGCGAGCGGTTGCGGAGTTTCACAGTCGGCTGTTCGGCAGCGACGTTGAGTGGATCCTCGAGAACGCCCCGTGTGATGTCATGCTGGTCGAAGACTGTGGTTTCGACGGTGCCGACGAGATCGCAGTCGTCGCCAATCGCGGCGCTTTCGATCCGCTGAAACTCCTCATCGCCGACGCGATCGCCGAGGAGACCGGCGCGGAGATCAATCTCCTACAGGCAATCCCGGCAGCGCCGCCGGAGACACAGCGTCGGACGATCGAGGACTACCACAACGAACTGATCTCGATCTGTACCGTCCCGGCCCGGTCGACGATCGTCGAGGCCGACGACGAGATTCGGGGACTGGCCCGGTTCGCCGAATCGGCCGATCTGCTCGTTACTGGCGTCGATCGAACCGGTATCAG
Above is a window of Natronorubrum tibetense GA33 DNA encoding:
- a CDS encoding amino acid permease, translated to MPTGLNRDLGLFSTMAIAIGAMVGSGIFILPGVAYVTVDGPAVVGAFLVAGILVLPAALSASEMATAMPEDGGSYVYVERGMGPLLGTIAGVGNWFMLSFKGALALIGGVPYLVFVAPELASYILPLAIALAVFFTIINVVSTSSTGKLQFAIVGLMILVMGYFIAGGVSNVGSERLTGAFDVGSGGFFVATALVFISYAGVIKIAAVAEEIKNPGTTIPRAMIGSLLITTALYVMIVYVAIGVVDVQAAIDGGQLESDGEGPIMALAAEATLGTIGVTAVVVAALLALASTANAGLLSASRFPFAMARDGLAPPQFETISARYNTPVLAISLSGAMIVLMITFLPIDQVAKFGSAFQIIVFILVNLAVVGFREGAVEEYDPVFVAPLYPWLQLFGMASGLAVLTQVGTVPFAGAVTIAAVSIVYYYLYARKRVDREGAARDAVRRNIGESALARTRESFESDAEYDVLVATTETTSVEAKRDMLRMATDLGRVRSTVVSVVDFLDVPHRVFSESHPAVIDREAPEWVPSDPENAPSWLPEHAIDPPTRTSGGVDLEPSETATTGTDSASSGTKTTGTDSAASEADTVSTDPETNIEYREIDSEDHKRAIVDFATYEGYDLIVLERAVAEFHSRLFGSDVEWILENAPCDVMLVEDCGFDGADEIAVVANRGAFDPLKLLIADAIAEETGAEINLLQAIPAAPPETQRRTIEDYHNELISICTVPARSTIVEADDEIRGLARFAESADLLVTGVDRTGISGRLLGRPGNRLVDSVDCTAVMVQTREGRKDGVLKRLVMDHLFG